The DNA sequence AAACAAACCATTTGCGGGAGGCACAGTGTAATGATCAACTTGAAAACAGATTTCTTAGGATTCCAGTTAATCAGATTTCTGTCGCAGCTGCGCAGGAAGGGTCAGAGTTAAACAAGGATTAGGAACTACTAGTCAACTATGCTATGCACATTTAGATCATCTGGCATAAAACGAAAGGTCATGTACATACCTTAATATTTCAAGTGCATAATCCAGTGAAGAGATTTTCCGACTCGGCACAGGATCCCAAGCCCGAGTCTCAGGAGTCGCACCATGTTCAAGTGATTCTTTAACCAAACTTGAAGACAAGGTGATAGCTGCATCGTGCAAGGGGTAACTTCCATGACAGTTTTTGATGTTAAGGTTCATCATGGAACCCACCTTATGGGAAAACAATTCAATTGCACAATTGTATGCACAGTAATGACATATTTTCCCAAAAATATTATATGGGCATACTTTACATCCTGCAAGAATCAAAAACACATCTCCTCGCACATAATTTATTTCTAATTTCtctaaaaatgatttaaatttagCAGCTTCATCATTTTCAATGATCCCCTTGATTAGATCTAATTCTTCTGGTGGAAAAGAACTCCAATCCTGTCATGGTCAACACATGTTACAAACCAAAACGCCAGGGGAAACATTGTCAAAAATTGGATGTGAAGCCCAACAACATAAAATGGAAGAAAATCGTAATACATATATCAAACCAAGAATTATATAAAGTATCAGCTCTGTGGAACCAAATCCATACACTGCATATAAAGAAGATATAACAGATTGTTTACCCGTCCCAAATTAAACATCCATCTCTTCTTTCGACATATtgtaccaaattttaaactatgTAAGCCGATCAGCATACCTTGGTACATTTCTTCTGCATACTATCAGGACAACAGCAGGCCTCCTCACTGAAAGATCACAGGTGGTTTTAGCAACAAAAAAGAAGAGCAACATGAAATCCAATACGAACTCAGAAATCAAAACAAATATCAACTTATCATCGCGCAATGATGCAATATACGGTCCAAATTCATACATATAACATAGTGAGCCAAAATCATAAATACATTATGCAAAATGAAAAGTATGTAATGCAGCTTGTGCTAATACTAGCAGGAGTTATCCTACTCTTGCATTGcataaaacacaaattaaaaatTAGAGGCAACCAAGTATACCAAAGAGGAACACAAAAACATTGTTACGAATTTATATTTGGGGAGCCTTATAATGTGAACATACTTTAAGGTGCCTTGAAACAATAATAATTAGAAACATTGTGCTACAAAAGCTGGACTGCTCGACATGTATTCTTCCTTGTCAAGTTTGTCTGGTTTTGCAAACATCAAAAATAATTGCAAGTGAGAGTAATTCTTATACAGATCTAGTAAAAGATGAAGCCCCCTATACATTTGTTTTTTCCCCTCTCCAAGCAACATAAATAGATTATGCACAAATTATGTAAGTTTTCTCTACATACATGGGCCAGAAACTCGAATGTATACATGTGTCAGAAGAATTTTTTGGGAACTAAAAAACGATAAAAAAAACTACCTGGGAAAATCATGGTTGTAATCTCCATTAACAATCCAGCTCATCTTTCTGGCACTGCCAAGTAATAGACTATTTCTAGTGCTCTAGTAAACAGGAAGACTACTTGCCAAAGTAGCAGCTGTAGATAATGTCCTTGATGTATGCAAGTTGTAATTACTTGTAGGAATGCGATGCGGACTCGTTTTCGCAGTTTTGTTTTTTAACTTCTCAGTTGGCTTCCTATTGTGTTCAATTTCTAGCACCTGAAATAAAAGAAAGACACCTTGCTCAGAAACCAAATTTAATACCTGTGTGATACATCATGAATTTCTGTAAATATTTAATCCTACAAAGTCCAATTACCTGTAATTTGTTTGTCTCCTGGAACTTAGCTTGGAGAAGACACCCCAAGTGACTCCGGAACATGCATGAGTCTTCAAACTGAGCCCTTGATTTTTCTTCCATTAAATGTTCTGCGTCCAGATCAAATATAAAC is a window from the Apium graveolens cultivar Ventura chromosome 1, ASM990537v1, whole genome shotgun sequence genome containing:
- the LOC141661028 gene encoding uncharacterized protein LOC141661028 encodes the protein MSWIVNGDYNHDFPSEEACCCPDSMQKKCTKDWSSFPPEELDLIKGIIENDEAAKFKSFLEKLEINYVRGDVFLILAGCKVCPYNIFGKICHYCAYNCAIELFSHKVGSMMNLNIKNCHGSYPLHDAAITLSSSLVKESLEHGATPETRAWDPVPSRKISSLDYALEILSCDRNLINWNPKKSVFKLIITLCLPQMKEARETIALLAGFATTIDILDDAIFNAVKRGQVVPVAALLLVARKKVLRDLYFFGDNVSSSPLTFPRAIMNELAAVINQEYALLGREEHAEILQLCLEKKELMLYFLQMLEIFEKAGPELDLYLKSCPDKTTCT